A portion of the Vibrio coralliirubri genome contains these proteins:
- a CDS encoding transglycosylase SLT domain-containing protein, with product MTNFNGASRLSKVLVFLSLISKSTLGFEIPDNALESYVGDFSALREKGVVRVLVSGDMGFYHIENGKPKGILAEQIYYFDQELKLRDPLLRVKVIPVERSELLNALNQGLGDVAIANLTVTKQREQLVDFSTPIRSDIDELLVTSRSTPLINDITQLQGKEVWLKQNSSYISSVHSVNKQLEKNGLAPIYIHLLSDNLQDLELLDLIKRGQITATIVDSHKLELWGNLEQDIRIHRNLAFRHNGDIAWAIRKNSPQLKAKIDQYLQDSKQGTLLGNVIDNRYLESTSWMNRASNPMQNEERDKLEKLFMVYGEKFEIDWFILLAMAFQESGLDNSKVSHRGAVGIMQVMPKTAKDWYVDIDNVYDLESNIHAGSKYLRFIYDRYFDLPEISDIDKIHFSLAAYNAGPAKIRRMRVLAAKQGYNPNKWFNHVEVVAKQNISQEPVKYVANINRYFTIYQRLDQFQDIREAQLSNMTRQLNVKRFSPYFAY from the coding sequence ATGACGAATTTTAATGGCGCTTCACGTTTATCGAAGGTGTTGGTTTTTCTTTCTCTTATTTCCAAATCGACTCTTGGTTTTGAAATACCCGACAACGCACTCGAATCCTATGTGGGTGACTTCTCTGCGTTGCGTGAAAAAGGCGTTGTGCGTGTTTTAGTCTCTGGTGATATGGGGTTCTATCATATTGAAAATGGTAAGCCGAAAGGGATTCTTGCCGAGCAGATTTATTACTTTGATCAAGAGTTAAAACTGCGTGACCCTTTACTGCGCGTTAAGGTGATTCCGGTTGAGCGGAGTGAGCTACTCAATGCTTTGAATCAGGGGCTGGGGGATGTTGCCATCGCCAACCTAACAGTGACTAAACAGCGTGAGCAATTGGTCGATTTCAGCACTCCCATTCGTAGCGACATTGATGAATTACTAGTGACAAGCCGTTCTACACCTTTGATTAACGACATCACCCAGTTACAGGGTAAAGAGGTCTGGTTAAAGCAAAACTCCAGTTATATCAGCAGCGTTCACTCAGTGAATAAACAGCTAGAGAAGAACGGTTTAGCACCCATCTATATCCACTTGTTAAGTGACAACCTCCAAGATCTCGAATTGCTCGATTTGATTAAACGCGGACAAATTACCGCAACCATCGTGGATAGCCACAAGCTTGAACTGTGGGGAAACTTAGAGCAAGACATCAGAATTCATCGCAATCTTGCCTTTAGGCACAATGGCGATATTGCTTGGGCGATTCGCAAAAACAGCCCGCAACTGAAAGCCAAAATCGACCAATATTTGCAAGATTCAAAGCAGGGCACATTGCTGGGTAATGTCATCGACAATCGTTATCTCGAAAGCACGTCATGGATGAATAGAGCCTCTAACCCGATGCAAAACGAGGAGCGGGATAAGCTAGAAAAGCTGTTTATGGTTTATGGGGAAAAGTTCGAGATCGATTGGTTCATTTTGCTAGCGATGGCTTTTCAAGAGTCAGGCTTGGATAACTCAAAAGTATCGCATCGTGGTGCGGTTGGTATTATGCAAGTGATGCCTAAAACCGCAAAAGATTGGTATGTCGATATTGATAATGTTTACGACTTAGAAAGCAATATTCATGCGGGTAGCAAGTATCTGCGTTTTATCTATGACCGATATTTCGATTTGCCGGAAATATCGGATATCGACAAGATTCATTTTAGCTTAGCCGCTTATAATGCCGGTCCAGCTAAGATCAGACGAATGCGCGTACTTGCCGCCAAGCAAGGTTATAACCCAAATAAATGGTTTAATCATGTTGAAGTGGTCGCAAAACAAAATATTAGCCAAGAGCCTGTAAAATACGTCGCCAACATCAATCGATATTTCACTATTTACCAGCGATTGGATCAGTTTCAAGACATACGAGAAGCGCAGCTGAGTAATATGACTCGTCAGCTAAACGTGAAACGTTTCTCTCCTTATTTTGCTTATTAG
- a CDS encoding LysR family transcriptional regulator, which produces MKRFNLNLIYYFIAIYEEGNLTYAAERLNISQPSLSAHLKQLRDEYRDLLFVRKSYTLEPTPVANDLYPIFKQAHKLVSHSLPETHDFDPKECNHTFRIAAMSISSSVTLPQVLDRIQKEAPDCVIEIVNIKEDMATDIREKKIDLVIDLTSAHPTLLSQEVWSDELCIVCSQNHANIEEQVTLEQYLSEKHVTLTHDNYRVNQLSEFHSPIFSERKVARKLNSIADFSDTIYNSNWVATFPKSVAKAYFDEEKIKMFELPFEYTKPSLSVYWHSSRNDDIVNRWLRELFTSEILKLSA; this is translated from the coding sequence ATGAAACGATTTAACCTCAACCTCATATATTACTTTATCGCGATATATGAAGAAGGAAACCTGACGTACGCAGCAGAAAGGCTCAATATATCTCAACCCAGTCTCAGTGCTCACCTAAAGCAGCTTAGAGACGAATACCGAGATCTGCTCTTCGTTAGAAAATCATACACACTCGAGCCTACGCCGGTCGCGAACGACCTGTATCCAATCTTCAAGCAAGCACACAAGCTGGTTTCACACTCACTCCCTGAAACTCACGATTTCGACCCCAAAGAGTGCAATCATACCTTCAGAATTGCTGCGATGAGTATTTCAAGCAGTGTGACGCTACCGCAAGTTTTGGATAGGATTCAGAAAGAAGCACCAGACTGCGTTATTGAAATCGTGAACATTAAAGAAGACATGGCGACGGACATTCGAGAGAAAAAGATCGACCTTGTTATCGACTTAACTAGCGCACATCCAACCTTATTAAGCCAAGAGGTATGGAGTGATGAGCTGTGTATTGTGTGTAGCCAAAACCACGCTAACATCGAAGAACAAGTCACCTTAGAACAATACCTTTCAGAAAAACATGTAACGCTTACACATGATAACTACCGAGTGAACCAGCTCTCCGAGTTCCACAGCCCAATATTTTCAGAGAGGAAAGTGGCAAGAAAACTCAATTCCATCGCTGACTTTTCGGACACGATTTATAACAGTAATTGGGTTGCTACCTTCCCCAAAAGCGTGGCGAAAGCCTACTTCGATGAAGAAAAAATTAAGATGTTTGAACTGCCATTCGAATACACCAAGCCATCATTGAGTGTGTATTGGCACAGCAGCCGTAATGACGACATCGTAAACCGATGGCTAAGAGAACTGTTTACCAGTGAGATCTTAAAATTGTCTGCGTGA
- a CDS encoding DUF3332 family protein: protein MMNRFVKPIIISMSLVTLFGCVGSNAVTGKLMEFNVKAVDNRYARGGLNMLLAPAYGITVAADYIVFNSLEFWTGKNPINKKPHIFDTKVDTYIDVNDQLDDSLTEAPIDPLAKHVIDHSEMKVLNQDEIAIELTYNDGTRATLTGQRFGDEVHYSIDNQVIAKTSLEEMQMYMASAEQS, encoded by the coding sequence ATGATGAACCGATTTGTAAAACCGATAATAATCTCAATGAGCCTAGTGACTTTATTTGGCTGCGTAGGTAGTAACGCAGTAACAGGTAAACTAATGGAGTTTAACGTTAAAGCCGTTGATAACCGTTACGCTCGTGGTGGCCTAAACATGTTACTTGCCCCTGCTTACGGTATTACCGTTGCTGCCGATTACATCGTGTTTAACTCACTAGAGTTTTGGACGGGCAAGAACCCAATCAACAAGAAGCCTCACATCTTTGATACCAAAGTAGATACCTACATTGATGTTAATGACCAACTGGATGACAGCCTAACAGAAGCGCCTATCGACCCATTGGCAAAGCATGTGATTGACCACAGTGAAATGAAAGTACTTAACCAAGACGAAATCGCAATTGAGCTAACCTACAACGACGGTACTCGCGCGACTCTAACGGGTCAACGTTTCGGCGATGAAGTTCATTACTCTATTGATAACCAAGTGATTGCAAAAACAAGCTTGGAAGAGATGCAGATGTACATGGCATCGGCTGAGCAGTCGTAA